From a region of the Methanolobus tindarius DSM 2278 genome:
- a CDS encoding outer membrane protein assembly factor BamB family protein, which translates to MKKKIQNIIPIMAVVMLTLFFIPVGLAEESGSTTWHQFQKDMAHTGFYPESLPEAYDELWNVSVNAVGDSAPVVAEGMVFVNCADNKLKAIDEITGEVQWSTPVDPIQYGSWSSPAYHDGMVFTSTGLNTTCVYAENGTIKWIFKLPGNMASCNGGPLIADGKVFCNDWNDMHYYCLDEETGRELWNFTVDHESYSYSYAQGTPAYKDGKIYLTCWDYLATPGGHIYCVDATTGEEIWDQPFDSACGSAALGDDGRLYATAFNFYGSASVSALSMEDGSVIWTTNIGSTDSTPAIAYGNIYVSAPNNVYCINASNGSIIWNTKGAGGWTDSVSVADGKVFAGTQFSSTTTGGFTGLVELNAYTGDVLWKAAGGSTAISDGNIYTILRGGKVYAYSEATPIIDIVASDLELPTGIAYPYYSNEITATISNAGNKYVDDVSVSLQVNGNEIDSQTISVLGGACSQSVSFDWTPTESGNYEITLVTSSDGITEISTTNNEMSIDVEVQSGNPDLVPSELSISTVYINQPYELTATVSNMGYMIAGPFTVEVKEGTTVLASETISSLGPAQSTDVVFNWLPSVTGNSDLTITVDVNSVVEEEDESNNELIQSIEVKPETSVEVLSDNDWSQFQRDSSNNGITTAYAPCDNSVKVKWSADDFDGCIDIPPIIKGNMVYVISSSGAVFAYDKTTGEYEDNTGWSKFTWESADLHSATPAYGDGNIFVATYGGNLYAYNSSEGDLLWTVNVTDDSFECPITYYDHRIYLGEGISLDSDTKYYYCYDDLGTLLWKYPITDTVGFIWNGASVIGDYVVFSTHEGGLISLDRKTGELADEISLNSTVSSEISFAKADPGVFRSSVMYNDGYVYTTSESGQPTGYVWKIMFDSTDGTFSDQGWCSEQIFSTSTPAVYDGKVYVGQGEHYNPGELICLDDSTGDEIWSYSVSGGVKSSPVVSTYYDTPYIYFTSANNNGTLYCLDGDGNLVWEYNPPDTGYILQGVAVSQGKAYFGTDGGYLYCVGGDQFPWNDPASTSEQQVSMVEAMTAISYWKSNYLIPQTNEKVSQNELMYIVSYWKSRYSLPLFW; encoded by the coding sequence ATGAAAAAGAAAATACAGAACATAATTCCTATTATGGCTGTGGTTATGCTGACACTTTTCTTTATACCAGTGGGACTGGCTGAAGAAAGTGGATCAACCACATGGCATCAATTCCAAAAAGACATGGCACATACTGGATTTTATCCTGAATCACTACCAGAAGCATATGATGAGTTGTGGAACGTAAGTGTGAATGCAGTTGGCGATTCCGCACCGGTTGTCGCTGAAGGAATGGTATTCGTAAACTGTGCTGATAATAAGCTTAAAGCAATTGATGAGATTACCGGTGAAGTGCAGTGGAGTACACCTGTAGATCCTATACAGTATGGTTCCTGGTCATCTCCTGCCTATCACGATGGCATGGTCTTTACATCCACAGGTCTGAACACTACATGTGTTTATGCTGAAAACGGAACTATAAAGTGGATTTTCAAACTTCCGGGGAACATGGCGTCCTGTAATGGTGGTCCATTGATTGCTGACGGTAAAGTATTCTGCAATGATTGGAATGATATGCATTATTATTGTCTGGACGAGGAAACAGGAAGAGAATTATGGAATTTTACCGTAGATCATGAATCGTATTCTTACTCATATGCACAGGGTACACCGGCATATAAGGATGGAAAGATTTACCTTACCTGCTGGGATTATCTGGCAACCCCTGGTGGTCACATCTATTGTGTAGACGCAACAACAGGTGAGGAAATATGGGATCAGCCTTTTGATAGTGCCTGTGGCTCTGCTGCTCTTGGGGACGATGGCCGGTTGTATGCTACAGCATTTAATTTCTATGGGTCAGCTTCAGTAAGTGCTCTTAGTATGGAAGATGGTTCTGTAATCTGGACTACTAATATTGGCAGTACTGATTCCACCCCTGCAATAGCATATGGGAATATATACGTCTCAGCTCCTAACAATGTATATTGTATAAATGCTAGCAATGGTTCGATCATATGGAACACCAAAGGCGCTGGTGGCTGGACTGATTCGGTTTCTGTAGCAGATGGAAAAGTATTTGCTGGTACACAATTCAGTTCAACAACAACTGGTGGATTCACAGGTTTGGTTGAACTCAATGCATATACAGGTGATGTATTATGGAAGGCAGCCGGTGGCTCTACTGCAATATCAGATGGTAATATCTATACTATACTCAGAGGTGGAAAAGTGTATGCTTATTCGGAAGCAACACCGATTATTGATATAGTAGCAAGTGATCTGGAATTACCTACAGGAATTGCCTATCCTTATTATTCCAATGAAATTACAGCTACTATAAGCAATGCTGGAAATAAATATGTAGACGATGTTTCTGTATCCTTACAGGTTAATGGTAATGAAATTGACAGTCAGACTATTTCAGTGCTTGGAGGAGCATGCAGCCAATCCGTAAGTTTTGACTGGACTCCTACTGAATCAGGCAACTATGAAATCACTTTAGTCACGTCTTCCGATGGCATAACTGAAATCAGTACTACAAACAATGAAATGTCTATTGATGTAGAGGTTCAGAGTGGTAATCCTGATCTGGTTCCATCAGAACTTAGTATTTCTACAGTTTATATTAACCAGCCATATGAACTGACTGCAACTGTGTCAAATATGGGTTATATGATTGCAGGTCCATTCACTGTTGAAGTAAAGGAAGGCACAACAGTACTCGCAAGTGAAACAATTTCTTCTCTCGGTCCGGCCCAGAGCACAGATGTTGTGTTTAATTGGCTTCCTTCAGTCACCGGAAACTCTGACCTGACAATAACTGTCGATGTTAACAGTGTGGTTGAAGAAGAAGATGAGAGTAACAATGAACTGATACAGTCTATTGAAGTAAAACCTGAAACTTCTGTAGAGGTTTTATCTGATAATGATTGGTCACAGTTCCAGCGTGACAGTTCCAATAATGGAATAACAACTGCTTATGCACCATGTGATAATTCAGTTAAAGTTAAATGGAGTGCAGATGACTTTGATGGTTGTATTGATATTCCTCCTATAATTAAGGGGAATATGGTCTATGTAATATCTTCCAGTGGTGCAGTATTTGCCTATGACAAGACTACCGGGGAATATGAAGATAATACAGGATGGTCCAAGTTTACCTGGGAAAGTGCAGATTTGCATTCTGCAACTCCTGCATATGGCGATGGTAATATTTTTGTTGCAACATATGGAGGTAATCTATATGCTTATAACTCCAGTGAAGGTGATCTCCTGTGGACTGTAAACGTTACAGATGACAGTTTTGAGTGCCCGATAACATATTATGATCACAGAATTTACCTTGGAGAAGGTATTTCACTGGACTCTGATACGAAATATTATTATTGCTATGATGATCTGGGCACACTTCTATGGAAATATCCAATTACCGATACAGTGGGATTCATATGGAATGGGGCCTCTGTTATTGGTGATTATGTTGTTTTCTCCACACATGAAGGTGGGCTCATAAGTCTTGACAGAAAAACCGGAGAACTTGCAGATGAAATTTCCCTTAATAGTACTGTTAGCTCTGAAATATCTTTTGCAAAAGCTGATCCGGGGGTATTTCGTTCTTCTGTGATGTATAACGATGGATATGTATACACAACATCCGAAAGTGGACAACCCACAGGTTATGTATGGAAAATAATGTTTGATTCAACAGATGGAACTTTTTCAGATCAGGGGTGGTGTTCTGAGCAAATCTTCAGTACTTCTACACCTGCAGTATATGATGGAAAAGTGTATGTCGGACAGGGAGAACATTATAACCCGGGAGAATTGATCTGTCTGGATGACAGCACGGGCGATGAAATATGGTCATATAGCGTATCAGGTGGTGTGAAATCTTCTCCTGTAGTTTCAACATATTATGATACACCATATATCTACTTCACATCAGCAAATAATAATGGTACGTTATACTGTCTTGATGGTGATGGTAATCTTGTATGGGAGTACAATCCGCCGGACACTGGCTATATTCTGCAGGGTGTCGCTGTTTCTCAGGGTAAAGCATATTTCGGAACAGATGGCGGCTATCTTTACTGTGTGGGAGGTGACCAGTTCCCATGGAATGATCCAGCTTCTACGTCAGAACAGCAGGTGTCAATGGTGGAGGCTATGACTGCTATTTCTTATTGGAAAAGCAATTATTTGATTCCACAGACAAATGAAAAGGTATCGCAAAATGAGTTAATGTATATAGTTTCTTACTGGAAATCCAGATACTCATTGCCATTGTTCTGGTAA
- a CDS encoding outer membrane protein assembly factor BamB family protein: protein MTVSCSATVWTATNDSTLSDTLSNALSGDTIYLEDGTYGKIDFTKNDIYIVGSDPKNVIFDLSGDNIEMQASGCTLEGVSVINSSNGVEVEADDCNIVNCIFDSLTHKYGIFISKGSDNLVFENNIVKKCTGDYFAIYSLGNGGTFTGNVFSDNDCVALCLYIGSKSNTVSKNNFQNNTCAIDLWGSGSGNKIYLNNFYSNDADIVASITPSSVIWNTTDFYSYFINNSNYTTFLGNYWDTYDGDDLNQDGIGDTSYAFLDSIVEDNYPLMAKFENYVSDDNGNASDLVPISFDSETVVAEQPNRIRVRIENSGTSDAGSFGVSLAIDGNELAYQIVTSLKAGENTSVAFTWLPPESGIYQVVTTVDYNCKINESNENNNVLVQSVSSEYENIDFNWYQFHKDVEHTGFYPGNAPDTNELLWVSAAIDAVTSSSPVVAEGKVFVNCDENGLYATIDGPEIKALDMYTGEYEGGYGSGSADYSSWASPCYYNGNVSCARYDSVNGGNMIVNGKVYVGDYSGSHYYCSYESNGTEIWSYKVNGNALVTPAYSEGMVYFSSCKMQENKGDLYCVDADTGELIWHKSVYNEPSGTASIYNDIVYFTKYNWNGDGGIYAMDKHDGTVLWEKTIRRTDSCPACAYGNIYLTGGYSTRRVYCFNATTGETVWETDEDDDDLGGWSNSPAVAGGKVFVGKTKTSFSYDYTYALDAFSGEVLWSYNGGGASPAISDGIVYTIGDDGRVYAFGNLSTSILPKAAFTSNVTIGESPLSVAFSDASVNASSWEWDFENDGTVDSIEQNPVYVFNQSGVYAVSLKVSNSKGSDIELKKSYITVTEQNSTDWNPWNDIDSDEGIIITGDEFHAAVKCWLTMTPVPETGEELTGDRFQELIHDWLVQ, encoded by the coding sequence ATGACAGTATCATGTTCTGCTACAGTCTGGACTGCTACAAATGATTCCACCCTTTCAGACACACTTTCCAATGCATTATCAGGTGACACAATATATCTTGAGGATGGGACCTATGGAAAAATAGACTTCACTAAAAATGATATTTATATAGTTGGTTCTGATCCTAAAAATGTAATATTTGATCTTTCTGGAGATAATATTGAAATGCAGGCTTCCGGTTGTACACTTGAAGGGGTATCTGTAATTAATAGTTCTAATGGTGTTGAAGTGGAAGCAGATGATTGTAACATCGTCAATTGTATATTTGATAGTTTGACCCATAAATATGGAATTTTCATTAGTAAAGGCAGTGATAATCTTGTTTTTGAAAATAACATCGTTAAAAAATGCACTGGAGATTATTTTGCCATTTATAGTTTAGGTAATGGAGGTACATTTACGGGAAATGTCTTTTCAGATAACGATTGTGTTGCACTTTGTCTTTATATTGGTAGTAAGTCTAATACTGTATCAAAGAACAATTTCCAGAACAACACCTGTGCTATTGATTTATGGGGGTCTGGTAGTGGCAATAAAATATATTTAAATAATTTTTATTCAAACGATGCTGATATTGTAGCAAGTATTACACCTTCATCAGTTATTTGGAATACTACTGATTTCTATTCATACTTTATCAACAACTCTAACTATACCACTTTTCTTGGAAATTATTGGGATACATATGATGGTGACGATTTGAATCAGGATGGTATTGGTGATACGTCATATGCATTCTTAGATTCTATTGTTGAAGATAATTATCCTTTAATGGCTAAATTTGAAAATTATGTTTCAGATGATAATGGTAATGCTTCAGATCTTGTACCAATATCTTTTGATTCCGAAACTGTAGTTGCAGAACAACCAAACAGAATACGAGTTCGCATTGAGAACAGCGGAACCTCGGATGCGGGTAGTTTTGGAGTTTCACTGGCAATAGATGGTAACGAACTTGCATATCAGATAGTAACCTCCCTCAAAGCAGGTGAAAACACTTCTGTTGCTTTCACATGGCTTCCTCCTGAATCTGGAATCTATCAGGTTGTGACAACAGTTGATTATAATTGCAAGATAAATGAGTCAAATGAAAATAATAATGTATTGGTACAATCAGTTTCTTCTGAGTATGAAAATATTGATTTTAACTGGTATCAATTCCATAAGGATGTGGAGCATACTGGTTTTTATCCTGGAAATGCACCTGATACAAATGAATTATTATGGGTAAGCGCTGCTATCGATGCGGTTACCAGTTCTTCGCCAGTTGTAGCTGAAGGTAAAGTGTTTGTAAACTGCGATGAAAACGGGTTGTATGCTACCATTGACGGTCCTGAAATAAAAGCACTTGATATGTATACAGGGGAATATGAGGGGGGGTATGGTTCTGGCAGTGCAGATTATTCCTCATGGGCCTCTCCATGTTATTATAATGGCAATGTTTCCTGTGCAAGATATGATTCTGTTAACGGAGGAAACATGATTGTTAATGGAAAAGTCTATGTGGGGGATTATTCTGGAAGTCATTACTATTGTTCGTATGAGTCAAACGGAACAGAGATTTGGTCTTATAAAGTAAATGGCAATGCGCTTGTTACACCTGCATATTCTGAAGGGATGGTGTATTTTTCATCTTGCAAGATGCAAGAGAACAAAGGTGATCTCTATTGTGTTGATGCAGATACAGGAGAGTTGATATGGCACAAGTCAGTTTACAATGAGCCTAGTGGGACTGCAAGCATTTACAATGATATTGTATATTTCACGAAATACAATTGGAACGGGGATGGTGGTATTTATGCAATGGACAAACATGATGGCACTGTTCTGTGGGAAAAAACAATAAGAAGAACTGATTCTTGTCCTGCTTGTGCATATGGTAACATATACTTAACTGGTGGCTATAGTACACGTCGAGTATATTGTTTTAATGCTACTACTGGTGAAACTGTATGGGAAACCGATGAAGATGATGATGACCTTGGTGGTTGGAGTAATTCTCCTGCTGTAGCTGGTGGAAAGGTGTTTGTTGGAAAAACGAAGACTTCTTTCAGTTATGACTATACTTATGCTCTAGATGCTTTTTCAGGAGAAGTTCTTTGGAGCTATAATGGTGGGGGTGCTTCTCCTGCTATTTCTGATGGAATTGTATATACGATCGGTGATGATGGAAGGGTGTATGCATTTGGGAATCTCAGTACAAGTATACTACCAAAAGCAGCCTTTACATCAAATGTAACAATAGGAGAATCTCCATTATCAGTGGCTTTTTCCGATGCTTCTGTTAATGCATCATCCTGGGAATGGGATTTTGAAAATGATGGTACTGTTGATTCTATTGAACAAAATCCAGTGTACGTTTTCAATCAATCTGGGGTGTACGCTGTCTCGTTAAAGGTGAGCAATTCCAAAGGTAGTGATATTGAACTAAAAAAGTCTTACATAACTGTTACAGAACAGAATTCAACTGATTGGAATCCCTGGAATGATATAGATTCCGATGAAGGCATCATTATCACAGGGGATGAGTTTCATGCTGCAGTCAAATGCTGGCTCACAATGACTCCTGTGCCTGAAACAGGTGAAGAGTTAACAGGAGATCGATTTCAAGAATTAATTCATGATTGGTTAGTACAATAA
- a CDS encoding outer membrane protein assembly factor BamB family protein has protein sequence MEKGRCISILFISIYFILSFTSISMAAEEITAIRTIEPSTVEPGDSFQVTVVINSSSEEFTAAGLQEYLPDSWTVTPIDNDEMIYQEKDEDDPCGWLMMYGILSPDSGRTIVYEVQVPETISGGTYSITGEVYGQFFEDTDFVVSSSEVAGDSEVTVDGDLLFTNTDWPQFQSGIYNNGVTSDRAAIQEPDETESWSTYTYNIDEALGIDVQPIVVDDLVYVVANDTVYAVNAYNGDMEWSKNIYVGDTAVLGTPAYGNGKLFVVSFGRVYSFDALTGEELWNQTISSDSLNKTQLNTPVLYNDGKIYFGEWISEGEGDRKYYCYDESGNEVWSRVSSSDEKGYYYAGATIIENSVIYGDDALHITSIDKDDGTLIDEVNVSELLGFGYNGEREEIRASITYSPKTGRIYSVSEAGYCFYIGVEYSGKFDTSDANKVYIGSSTSTPAVYNGRIYVGTGKFTGNHDFYCLNESDLSVIWNYTANGGIQASPVISTAYEDAYGDIYIYFTTNTEDSRVYCFKDSTENIEPDLQWYYQPSEEKNDYTLHGVVIKDGVIYYGNDAGYLFALAEWNPWDDPYSDSEEKLSSDEFQQAIHCWITREGAPTTGATIDGDRIQILINKWLTKS, from the coding sequence ATGGAAAAAGGAAGATGTATTTCAATTTTATTCATTTCTATTTACTTTATACTCTCTTTCACTTCAATATCAATGGCTGCAGAAGAAATAACTGCAATACGGACAATTGAACCATCAACTGTAGAGCCAGGTGATAGTTTTCAGGTCACAGTTGTTATAAATTCATCATCAGAAGAATTTACGGCTGCAGGCCTGCAGGAGTATCTGCCGGATAGTTGGACAGTAACTCCAATAGATAATGATGAAATGATATATCAGGAAAAAGATGAGGATGACCCTTGTGGGTGGCTCATGATGTATGGTATTTTATCTCCTGATTCAGGAAGGACTATTGTATATGAAGTACAGGTTCCGGAAACAATCAGCGGTGGTACTTATTCTATTACCGGGGAAGTTTATGGACAATTTTTCGAAGATACTGATTTTGTTGTGTCTAGTTCTGAAGTTGCCGGAGATAGCGAAGTGACTGTAGATGGTGACTTGCTCTTTACTAATACTGATTGGCCCCAGTTTCAGTCTGGCATTTATAACAATGGAGTAACTTCTGACAGGGCAGCCATACAGGAACCTGATGAAACGGAATCATGGTCTACGTATACTTACAACATTGATGAAGCGTTAGGAATAGATGTGCAACCTATTGTGGTTGATGATCTGGTGTATGTAGTCGCTAATGATACGGTCTATGCTGTCAATGCATATAACGGGGATATGGAATGGTCAAAGAATATCTATGTTGGAGATACTGCTGTTCTTGGTACCCCCGCATATGGTAATGGTAAATTATTTGTTGTTTCTTTTGGGCGGGTATATTCATTTGATGCTTTAACGGGAGAAGAACTCTGGAACCAGACCATAAGCAGTGATAGTCTAAACAAAACACAGTTAAACACCCCAGTGTTGTATAATGATGGTAAGATCTATTTTGGAGAATGGATAAGTGAAGGGGAAGGGGATAGAAAATATTACTGCTATGACGAATCAGGTAACGAAGTCTGGTCAAGAGTTTCCTCATCAGATGAAAAAGGATACTATTATGCCGGAGCTACAATAATTGAAAATTCCGTTATATATGGGGATGATGCACTCCACATAACATCGATAGATAAAGACGATGGCACATTAATTGATGAGGTTAATGTCTCAGAATTATTAGGATTTGGCTACAATGGTGAACGGGAAGAAATAAGAGCCTCAATCACATATTCTCCCAAAACCGGGCGTATTTATTCAGTTTCAGAAGCTGGTTACTGTTTCTATATTGGAGTAGAATATTCAGGTAAATTTGATACCTCTGATGCAAATAAAGTCTATATTGGTTCAAGTACTTCTACTCCAGCAGTTTATAATGGAAGAATATACGTTGGAACAGGCAAATTTACAGGTAATCATGATTTTTATTGTCTGAATGAATCAGATCTGTCAGTAATCTGGAACTATACAGCAAATGGTGGTATTCAGGCATCACCGGTAATTTCTACTGCATATGAAGATGCATATGGAGACATATACATTTATTTTACAACCAACACAGAAGATAGCAGAGTTTATTGTTTTAAAGATTCAACTGAAAATATCGAACCTGATCTTCAATGGTATTACCAACCATCTGAAGAAAAGAATGATTACACTCTTCATGGTGTTGTAATAAAAGATGGTGTCATCTATTATGGAAATGATGCCGGTTATCTTTTTGCTCTTGCCGAGTGGAATCCATGGGATGATCCATATTCTGATTCTGAAGAAAAGTTAAGTAGTGATGAGTTCCAGCAAGCTATTCACTGCTGGATTACTCGAGAGGGTGCACCAACTACGGGAGCTACTATTGATGGTGACAGAATCCAGATATTAATCAATAAATGGCTTACAAAATCATGA
- a CDS encoding DUF4430 domain-containing protein, whose translation MTLACVAVLASPAMAGVVGERTINTSTVNPGETFEVTVSLTATGTSMRTAGILEDLPDYWTLTTIDNDGLSHVIEDGNHTWVDESGSTLDPAVPVTIVYDVTVPENATAGTYSITGLVKAMEDVGGSFDMCSNTTKGDNSVTIAAASVVHINDGDDYKSKIENAAAGATIYWHEGTYSGDDVSLPDNVHIIGDGKDVVIFQEKLLDGENIEAEGLTVHVFGSTNYKVTNLTVADCGITSLYAEGNIYVENCTSTSNNGNINLQVYGLNYGNLIIKYNTFDGSAYGMGSIVFGDFDNAEIIGNTFLNYDSASNMGLITMATDTSTTVIENNVIENYAGMVAPISVGGDVVIRGNTIDTVSSTYTGSSPIAAAGATDFTVYQNNFFNCSTPYVNTDMANGATVSLTWHSPEAIDYTYQGNSYSSILGNYYDTYTGSDADGDGIGDSSYSPGASGTDEYPLMAAFTDGEIESELFNELYSGNVTVMETDIDFTASDSSETYPVSQRTCLGALLESGVEYYINDDSYADYGSFYLESIGGIEAQSWPGASWGIYVNGEATDYGLGLNSVSDGDVVSFYYAPWDTETFAQDLDKVFYSVSITVNDETPIDAQRTIKYQTFNVDSDQYNSTLVTVTITANEYLEALYLIETVPSDWILTSADEDGALFRESDDPDTYEWMWAGSMNAGDSKTIKYVIQYPAGESLDDYEFDGVVSAYVNNVDVDDINVLGDSSIELTEDWNPWDDIGSEEDEVVTGSELQEAIKCWINKIDIPETGAEMTSDRMQEVIHLWLIQ comes from the coding sequence ATGACGCTGGCCTGCGTTGCGGTTCTTGCATCTCCCGCAATGGCAGGTGTTGTGGGTGAACGAACAATAAATACAAGTACTGTTAATCCGGGGGAAACCTTTGAGGTAACAGTCAGCCTGACTGCAACAGGCACCAGTATGAGAACGGCAGGTATACTGGAAGACCTTCCGGACTACTGGACCCTTACGACAATTGACAATGACGGACTCTCTCATGTCATAGAAGATGGAAATCATACGTGGGTGGATGAATCCGGTTCAACTCTGGACCCTGCTGTCCCTGTAACTATTGTATATGATGTTACAGTACCTGAAAACGCCACCGCAGGCACATATTCAATAACTGGTCTGGTAAAGGCAATGGAAGACGTTGGTGGTTCTTTTGATATGTGCAGTAACACCACAAAAGGTGACAATTCCGTTACAATTGCAGCAGCAAGTGTTGTTCACATTAACGACGGAGACGATTATAAAAGCAAGATCGAGAATGCTGCTGCTGGTGCAACAATCTACTGGCATGAAGGTACATATTCAGGAGATGACGTTTCATTACCTGATAATGTCCACATAATAGGTGATGGAAAGGATGTTGTTATTTTTCAAGAGAAATTGCTTGATGGAGAAAACATCGAAGCAGAAGGATTGACTGTACATGTTTTTGGCAGTACTAATTATAAAGTTACAAATTTAACTGTGGCAGATTGTGGTATTACAAGTCTTTATGCTGAAGGTAATATATACGTTGAAAACTGTACCTCTACCTCTAATAATGGTAACATAAATTTACAAGTATATGGATTGAACTATGGAAATCTCATCATAAAATACAATACTTTCGATGGGAGCGCCTATGGTATGGGAAGCATAGTATTTGGTGATTTTGATAATGCAGAAATTATCGGTAATACTTTCCTAAATTATGATTCGGCTTCTAATATGGGATTAATTACAATGGCTACTGATACCTCCACTACTGTCATTGAAAACAATGTAATTGAAAATTACGCTGGAATGGTGGCACCAATATCTGTTGGTGGTGATGTAGTCATAAGAGGAAATACAATTGACACTGTTTCATCTACATATACTGGTTCTAGTCCCATTGCAGCTGCAGGTGCAACTGATTTCACAGTGTATCAAAATAACTTCTTCAACTGTTCTACTCCGTATGTAAATACAGATATGGCAAACGGTGCCACAGTGTCCCTGACCTGGCACTCTCCTGAAGCTATCGACTATACTTATCAGGGCAACAGCTACAGCAGTATCCTTGGTAACTACTACGACACCTACACAGGTTCAGATGCTGACGGTGATGGTATAGGTGATTCATCTTACAGTCCTGGTGCGTCAGGTACTGATGAATATCCTCTCATGGCTGCATTTACTGATGGTGAAATAGAATCTGAGCTTTTCAACGAACTCTACAGTGGTAACGTAACCGTTATGGAGACAGACATTGACTTTACAGCATCAGATTCAAGTGAGACCTATCCTGTCAGCCAGCGCACATGTCTTGGTGCACTTCTTGAATCAGGAGTTGAATATTACATCAACGATGACTCATATGCTGATTATGGCAGTTTCTACCTTGAAAGCATCGGAGGAATCGAAGCACAGTCCTGGCCAGGAGCAAGCTGGGGAATCTATGTCAACGGTGAAGCTACTGACTACGGTCTTGGTCTTAACTCCGTCTCAGACGGTGACGTTGTCAGCTTCTACTACGCACCATGGGACACAGAAACCTTTGCCCAGGATCTTGACAAGGTATTCTATTCCGTCAGCATCACAGTGAATGATGAGACGCCAATCGATGCCCAGAGGACAATTAAGTACCAGACCTTCAACGTTGACTCTGATCAGTATAATTCAACACTTGTCACAGTCACAATCACAGCCAACGAGTATCTGGAAGCACTCTATCTTATCGAAACAGTACCTTCCGACTGGATACTTACAAGTGCAGACGAAGATGGTGCCCTGTTCAGGGAATCTGACGATCCTGACACTTATGAATGGATGTGGGCAGGTTCAATGAATGCAGGCGACTCAAAGACAATCAAATATGTTATCCAGTACCCTGCCGGTGAGTCACTCGATGACTACGAGTTTGACGGTGTTGTATCTGCTTATGTCAATAACGTGGATGTCGATGATATCAACGTACTTGGTGATTCAAGCATCGAACTTACCGAGGACTGGAACCCATGGGATGATATCGGTTCAGAAGAAGATGAAGTTGTAACCGGCTCAGAACTTCAGGAAGCAATCAAATGCTGGATAAACAAGATAGACATTCCAGAGACTGGTGCAGAAATGACATCTGACAGAATGCAGGAAGTCATCCACCTCTGGTTGATCCAGTAA